One region of Etheostoma cragini isolate CJK2018 chromosome 16, CSU_Ecrag_1.0, whole genome shotgun sequence genomic DNA includes:
- the ankra2 gene encoding ankyrin repeat family A protein 2 — translation MDNVTVSASGGSAEDMEGICVMPDLSAIKTEQSVGASPVDTGAQNVAMGIKFILPNRFDMNVCSRFVKSLNEEDSKNIQDQVNSDLEVASVLFKAECNIQTSPSPGIQVRHVYTPSTTKHFSPIKQSTTLTNKHRGNEVSSTPLLVHSLSIHQLAAQGEMVFLASRIEQETVINLQDEEGFTPLMWAAAHGQIAVVEFLLQNAADPNLLAKGRESALSLACSKGYTDIVKMLIDCGVDVNEYDWNGGAPLLYAVHGNHVRCVEILLESGADPTIESDAGFNAMDMAVAMGHRNVQQVMEAHLLKLLMGIRE, via the exons ATGGACAACGTTACCGTGTCCGCCTCCGGTGGGTCAGCAGAGGACATGGAGGGGATCTGCGTGATGCCGGACTTGAGTGCCATCAAGACGGAGCAGTCGGTTGGAGCGAGCCCAGTTGACACGGGCGCCCAAAATGTGGCCATGGGCATCAAGTTCATCCTGCCCAACCGCTTTGACATGAATGTTTGCTCACGATTTGTCAAGTCGCTCAACGAGGAGGACAGCAAGAACATCCAGGACCAGGTCAACTCTGATCTGGAGGTGGCTTCCGTTTTATTCAAAG CTGAGTGCAACATCCAGACCTCACCTTCCCCGGGGATACAAGTGCGCCATGTTTATACTCCATCCACCACCAAACATTTCTCCCCCATCAAGCAGTCCACCACCCTCACCAATAAACATCGTGGCAATGAGGTTTCTTCCACACCGCTTTTGGTGCATT CTTTGTCCATTCATCAGCTTGCAGCTCAGGGTGAAATGGTGTTTCTGGCCAGCAGGATTGAACAAG AGACTGTTATCAACCTCCAAGATGAAGAAGGCTTTACCCCCCTTATGTGGGCTGCTGCACACGGACAAATCGCTGTGGTCGAGTTTCTGCTTCAAAAT GCTGCCGACCCCAACCTTCTGGCCAAAGGGAGGGAAAGTGCTCTGTCCTTGGCCTGCAGTAAGGGATACACTGATATTGTGAAGATGCTCATTGACTGTGGGGTTGACGTCAATGAATATGACTGG AACGGAGGAGCCCCTTTGCTGTACGCTGTCCACGGGAACCATGTGCGCTGTGTTGAAATCTTGTTAG AGAGTGGTGCTGATCCTACCATTGAGTCAGACGCTGGATTCAATGCAATGGACATGGCTGTGGCTATGGGCCACCGGAATG TTCAACAGGTGATGGAGGCGCACTTACTGAAGTTACTGATGGGAATCAGAGAATGA